The genomic DNA TCTCAAAGTTTGAAATTTTTTCTCTTACCCAAAGTCAGCCAAGCTTGGATGATGTATATCTTCAGGCAACTGGGAAAACATTATTGGATGCCGAAATTTCTATGGCAGGTAAAAGAGATCTTAAAAAAGAATCAAAGAAATCAATGAGATAAAAAACTTTTGGGTAACTAACTATAATGAAAATTAATTACTGCTAATTATGGAATTACAACAGTATAATTTATTTTTTTTATATCAAGAAACATTTGCCTTAACAAAGAGATTATTTATCCAACTAAAAAGAAGACCATCAACTCTTTTAGCTGGAATATTACAACCCATAATTTGGCTTTTTTTATTTGGGGCATTATTCTCTAAAGCGCCTCAAGGTTTTTTACCGGGAGTTGATTCTTATGGAAATTTTTTAGGAGCAGGACTTATTGTTTTTACTGCTTTTAGCGGAGCCCTAAATTCTGGTCTTCCTTTAATGTTTGATAGAGAGTTTGGATTTCTTAATAGATTACTTGTGGCTCCTTTAACCAGTAGATTATCTATAGTTTTATCTTCTTTTTTTTACATAACAATCCTGAGTTTTTTGCAGAGTATTGTAATAATGCTTGTTTCATACATTTTGGGTTATGGATGGCCCAACTTATATGGTTTAGGAATTGTGTTTACAACACTAATTCTATTAGTTCTTTTTGTGACATCAATAAGTTTATGTTTAGCGTTTGTTTTGCCGGGACATATTGAATTAATCGCTCTTATCTTTGTAATAAACTTACCTCTTCTTTTTGCAAGCACTGCTTTAGCTCCAATCTCTTTCATGCCAAATTGGCTTAGGTGGTTAGCTTCATTAAATCCATTAACTTTTGCAATTGAACCTATTAGGACTGCTTATACACAAACTATTAATTTAGAATTAGTGGCTTTACATGCCCCATATGGTGATTTAACTTGTAAGAGTTGTATATCAATTTTATTTTCTTTAACAGTTTTTTCCTTGATTATCATAAGGCCTCTGTTAAATAAGAAGTTAAATTAATTAAATTTATGCTTTTAAAAAATCATCTAATAGAAGTATTTAAAAAAGCCTCTTCAGAAAATAACTTTTTGCTTAAAGAAAATGTTGTTCTTAAGTGGGTCCATAGATTTGGTATTGATTCTTTAGATGATTTATTAATCCATAGTCCAGTAGAAAAGGAAAATCATGAAGAAAAAAATCAAGAACAAATTAGGATTGAATCTTTTAAAACTTTAGAAAAGTTGGAAGAAATAAATTGTGAATCAAATTATTTAAAAATTTCTAACAATAATGAAGTACTTACTACTAAACAATATTCTAATCAAAAAAATCAATATATTGAAAACCCAAAATTACCACTACCTAATATCAAAAATTTAAGAAAATGGATTAATAAAGATAAGAAAGCTAGTTAGCTTTTTACATCATACCTGGCATACCCATGCCTCCCATACCTGGCATACCCATACCTCCCATACCTGGCATACCCATACCTCCCATACCTGGCATACCCATACCTCCCATGCCTCCCATACCTGGCATACCCATACCTCCCATTGGATCTCCTCCTGGTCCTCCTGGGGCTGTGGTTTCAGGCTCTGGAATGTCAGCCATTGCAACTTCTGTTGTGAGGAGCATAGCTGCAATAGATACTGAATCTTGAAGAGCTAATCTTATTACTTTAGTTGGATCTAATATTCCTGAATCTTTTAAATCCTCATATTTTCCTGAAATAGCATTGAAACCTTTGTTAAGTCTTTTAATTTCAGCGACAACTACATCACCATTAAAACCAGCATTTTTTGCTATTTGTTTAGTAGGTTCCAAAAGGGCTTCTTTTAATATATTTATCCCTGTTCTTAAATCATCAGAAGATGTTTGAATTAAATTTAAAAGATCATCTGATATTTCAATTAAAGTTTGTCCACCTCCAGAAACTACACCTTCTTCGATAGCAGCTTTCGTAGCATTAAGGGAATCTTCGATTCTAAACTTTTTGTACTTCATCTCAGTTTCTGTTGCAGCTCCAACTTTGATAAGTGCTACTCCTCCAGCTAGTTTTGCTATCCTTTCATTGATTTTGTCCTGATCATACTCTGAGTCTGTTATATCAACTTCTCTCTTTAATTTTTCTACTCGCGCTTTAACCAAATCTTTAGTGTCTTCGAAGGCAACAATTGTAGTTTTGTCCTTCGTGATTGTTATTTTTTTTGCTTTGCCTAAATCATTAATCGATACTTTATCAAGTGTCATAGATTTATCTTCACTAATTAACTTAGCTCCAGTAAGAATAGCAATATCTTCAAGGGCAGCTTTTCTTCTCTCGCCAAATAACGGAGCTCTTACGGAAGCTACGTTTAACACTCCACTATTCTTATTCAAAACCAATGTAGTTAAAGCCTCTCCTTCGATATCTTCAGCAAGAATTAGAAAAGGTGAGCCTGATTTCTGAATTTCTTCAAGTATTGGAACCAGATCAACTAATGTTGAAATTTTTTGATCAGTTATTAATATTTTAGGGTTTTCAAGTTCACAAACTTGTCTTTCTTGGTCTGTTACGAAATATGGAGAACTATAACCTCTATCAAAAGACATTCCTTCAGTTATATCTAATTCTGTATCTAGTGATTGAGATTCCTCAACAGTTATTACACCATCAGAAGTAACAATATCCATTGCCTTCGAAATTATAGAACCAATTTCTTCATCACCTCCAGCACTAACTGTTGCAACTTTTTTGATATCAGAACCGCTTAATGAAATACTTTTGGAACTTAATTTTTCTAGAACAAAAGCCAAG from Prochlorococcus marinus XMU1402 includes the following:
- a CDS encoding ABC transporter permease, whose translation is MELQQYNLFFLYQETFALTKRLFIQLKRRPSTLLAGILQPIIWLFLFGALFSKAPQGFLPGVDSYGNFLGAGLIVFTAFSGALNSGLPLMFDREFGFLNRLLVAPLTSRLSIVLSSFFYITILSFLQSIVIMLVSYILGYGWPNLYGLGIVFTTLILLVLFVTSISLCLAFVLPGHIELIALIFVINLPLLFASTALAPISFMPNWLRWLASLNPLTFAIEPIRTAYTQTINLELVALHAPYGDLTCKSCISILFSLTVFSLIIIRPLLNKKLN
- the groL gene encoding chaperonin GroEL (60 kDa chaperone family; promotes refolding of misfolded polypeptides especially under stressful conditions; forms two stacked rings of heptamers to form a barrel-shaped 14mer; ends can be capped by GroES; misfolded proteins enter the barrel where they are refolded when GroES binds); the encoded protein is MAKQLSFSNESREALEKGVNFVANAVKVTIGPKAKNVVIERKFGSPDIVKDGSTVAKEIEIENPISNLGAKLIEQVASKTKESAGDGTTTATILTQKMVQEGLKNIASGASPMELKKGMEVGLAFVLEKLSSKSISLSGSDIKKVATVSAGGDEEIGSIISKAMDIVTSDGVITVEESQSLDTELDITEGMSFDRGYSSPYFVTDQERQVCELENPKILITDQKISTLVDLVPILEEIQKSGSPFLILAEDIEGEALTTLVLNKNSGVLNVASVRAPLFGERRKAALEDIAILTGAKLISEDKSMTLDKVSINDLGKAKKITITKDKTTIVAFEDTKDLVKARVEKLKREVDITDSEYDQDKINERIAKLAGGVALIKVGAATETEMKYKKFRIEDSLNATKAAIEEGVVSGGGQTLIEISDDLLNLIQTSSDDLRTGINILKEALLEPTKQIAKNAGFNGDVVVAEIKRLNKGFNAISGKYEDLKDSGILDPTKVIRLALQDSVSIAAMLLTTEVAMADIPEPETTAPGGPGGDPMGGMGMPGMGGMGGMGMPGMGGMGMPGMGGMGMPGMGGMGMPGMM